One Phycisphaerae bacterium genomic window, GAGGACGGCTGGATCGCCGCCGCCCACGTCCAGCCCGGCGACCACCTGGAGCACGCCTGCGGCATGGCCGTCGCCGTTGTCGATCGCGTCTATGACCCGTCGCCGACGTTCGTGTATGATCTCACGGTCGACGGAACGTGGACGTTCTTCGCGGGTGAGCTGTGGGTTCATAACTGCCCGGAACCATTTCCGAACAAGAAGTTCAAAAATCCGGCACGTTTCGAACAGGAAGGGTGGATCTACAGCAGAGTAGCTGAGCTGCGTAGTGAACTTGGCCCAGACAACGTACGTTCGTGGGATGAGATTGAAAGAATGATCCGGCAGGAGCTGCAAGAGCACAAGTCGCAAATCGAGCAGGCGAGCAAAGGTCGGTACAACGAATTGCTCAAGTGGCTGTCGCACTATATGCAGAATATGCGAACGTCCGGGAACTAATGCCCACATGCAACAGATCCTCGATGCAATTGGGTCGACAGCACATGTCGCAGAACGGCAGGCTCTGATCGACGAGGCCAGAATGGCGGCCTGCGCCGATCGACACGGCGCGTGCATCGTTGAGGGAGCGATACTGAACGACCTAGATATGTCTGATCTCGACCTCGCCAGCGTGTGGTTTCGGGGATCGACGTTCAATGGCGTGAAGATGGACAACACCATTTTCTCGGCGTGTCATGATTGCGTGTTCAACGGTGTCCAGGGAACAAGCACCTACTTCGGTCAACTGAAGAACTGCTCAATGTGGGGTGCAGTGCTCCCCGAGGCTGAACTGACGACCCTGCTCGACGGATGTACAATTGAGAACACGTCTTTGGCTGGTGTAAGGTTTAAGCCTCTTGATCGTCTGGCCGGGCGGGACATCGCGCAACATTCCCGATTTCTGAACGTGATCACCGACTTTGCCGACTGCGCGGGATGCGACCTCCGCGGGCACACGTTCTCCGGCTGCAGCTTCAGGAATGCTCGTGCTTCGCTCGCCAATTTCGCGGGTTGCGATATTTCCGATACTTCGTTCGCCTTCTGCAATGTCGTACGCGCCAATTTTGACCGCACGTCCTGCACCTCATGCGATTTTGAACAGACGGTGATCCTGCGGGAGCAAATCCCGGCCCTACGACACTTTGTGGCATCGAATTGCTGGCATGTCGTGGCCGCACCTTCGACCGATGCCGTTGCGGCTGCGTGTCGCAATCTTCGTTCGCGAGGAGCAACCATTAGCTGGACCATGACGCCACAACGCGGGATTCGCGACGACCGGCTTGTCGTCTCGGCCGAGGAGGACAACTGGCCACAATATCGCGGCGCTGCTCTCAAAGGCAGGCGCTCCGCAGTGCAACGGTCATATACGCCCGACAAATCGCGGGACCTTGTGGAGCTGCTGATTGACTTCGCGTGTGATTACGTCGGCTGGGGCTTCAACCCGTCGACTCTTGAAGTTGTTCAGAATGAACCAGTCGGAATTGCCGGGCGCGACGACGAATGGAGGGTGCTGATAGCGTCGTTGATCGATCCATTGTGGAGTGAAACGTAGTCGGTCAGACCCGTCAAGCACCTCAATCACCCCAAGCGGCACGGTGGCCCACATCAATGCCTGCCTGCCCCACACCGGCGTCCTCTGGCTGACCTTCGACACCGGCGAGACCCTCGGCGTCACGCCGAACCACGAGCTCTGGACCTACGAGGACGGCTGGATCGCCGCCGCCCACGTCCAGCCCGGCGACCACCTCGACCACGCCTGCGGCATGGCCGTCGCCGTCGTCGATCGCGTCTATGACCCGTCGCCGACGTTCGTGTATGATCTCACCGTCGACGGAACGTGGACGTTCTTCGCGGGTGAGCTGTGGGTTCACAATAGTTCGTGCTCGCATCATTTAGCGACTGATAAAAACTATGTCCGCGCTCCTCAGTGGTCACAAGCCTTCGACGAGATGTTTGCATCAGCGGGCATGAAGCTAAGCGACAAAGAGAACAAGTTGATCATGGATTTCTTCACTCACCGTAGTCTTGCCCCGCATTCGCAAGGTTATCACCGATGGGTCTTCCAAACTCTGCAGGAGGCGCTTGCGGGCAAAGCCGGCCAAGAAGAGCGCCAGAATGCGCTGAAGAAGGCGCTCGCACAGATTCAAGCGGCATTGGAACGTGATCCATACCTTCTACGGCAGCCATGAATCAGCGGTACTACGGGATGAGCTGCATGGGAAATGATCGTCCGCTTGCGCGGTGCGCAATTCCGATTGCCCGAGAAGTGGAGCTCTGGCTTGGAAAGGAAATTGACGATTGGCATCCAGCACTCGCACCGTTAGTTTTCGATGATCCAAATTCGGCTGAAGACATGCCGTGGATCATTCAAGGTCACACAATCGTCTCGGACCGCCTCAAGGAGATGATTGAACAGAAGTTTCCGGGCCATGCACAATTTGTGCCAACGCAGTTGTCGCAGAATCAGGTGATCCAGGCGTATTGGGTCGTAAATTGGTTGCATGTACTGGAGGTCTTCGACCTAAACAGCGTCGGTTATTACGACGAGGACGGTGACTACCAATTCTATGACGCGCGTCCTGCCATCCCCATCAGGCGCATTCCGGCGGAGGTACACGTCTTCCGACCGTTCATGCTCCAAAGTCGGCAAGTCGTGTCGAGCACGTTTCGTGACGTAGTTGAGACGCACGGGTTCACCGGACCGCAGTTCTACGACATCCCGATAGCCATGGAATAGGCGTAGACGCGGAGAGCGTGAACACGGTCATTGCAGTTTGGGAATGGGGGGTAGCTCAACGTAGTCGCCGCCGCTGAAT contains:
- a CDS encoding pentapeptide repeat-containing protein, translated to MSDLDLASVWFRGSTFNGVKMDNTIFSACHDCVFNGVQGTSTYFGQLKNCSMWGAVLPEAELTTLLDGCTIENTSLAGVRFKPLDRLAGRDIAQHSRFLNVITDFADCAGCDLRGHTFSGCSFRNARASLANFAGCDISDTSFAFCNVVRANFDRTSCTSCDFEQTVILREQIPALRHFVASNCWHVVAAPSTDAVAAACRNLRSRGATISWTMTPQRGIRDDRLVVSAEEDNWPQYRGAALKGRRSAVQRSYTPDKSRDLVELLIDFACDYVGWGFNPSTLEVVQNEPVGIAGRDDEWRVLIASLIDPLWSET
- a CDS encoding AHH domain-containing protein, which produces MAHINACLPHTGVLWLTFDTGETLGVTPNHELWTYEDGWIAAAHVQPGDHLDHACGMAVAVVDRVYDPSPTFVYDLTVDGTWTFFAGELWVHNSSCSHHLATDKNYVRAPQWSQAFDEMFASAGMKLSDKENKLIMDFFTHRSLAPHSQGYHRWVFQTLQEALAGKAGQEERQNALKKALAQIQAALERDPYLLRQP